CGTGTGCCAAACGCAATCCCTCGGATGCATTGAGCGCCGTATAAACTCGGAACCCTTCCATCTCCATAAACCGCCGGATGAGGTCGCATTCGGCAGGATCATTATTGATGGCAAGAAGCGTCTCGTTATTTTTTCCGGAAGACAATGCGGCGTCCTCTTGCTGAGATGCAGAGGGTTTCTGGAACTCCTCCGCTTCCAAAGAGGTCATTGCTTCAGAGGGAGATGCCTCAATCACTCCTGTACCATTTCCCGACTCGGTGGCATCGGCAGGAAGTTTTGCGATAAACACCGTTCCCTTGCCCGGTTCGCTTTTAACGGTGATATCCCCTCCAAGCATCTGACAGAGGCGACGGCTGATGGCCAGACCCAGGCCTGTTCCTCCATACTTCCGCGCCGTAGAGTTTTCAGCTTGAGTAAATTCCTTAAACAGTTGAGTAATCATTTTCTGACTGATGCCAATGCCCGTATCGGAAACAGAGAATGTCAACCATTCCGTTTGATCCATCGTCTCGCTGCTCACCTTAAGTGAAACCGAGCCATCTTCGGTAAACTTGCAGGCATTGCCGAGCAAATTCAGAAGCACTTGCCGGACTCTCCCGGAATCGGAAAACATGGTCCTGACATTTCCCTGACTGGTAACGGAAATCGTATTTCGATTCTTTCTGGCAAGCGGGCGAATGGTGGACATCACATCTTCCACCAAACTGAGAACCTTGAAATCTTCAAGATTGAGATCCATTTTTCCCGCCTGAATTTTGGAAAAATCCAGGATATCGTTGAACAAAACCAGTAAATGCCGCCCTGAAACTTCTATGGACTTGAGATCTTCGATTATATCCGGCCGGTTAAATTTTTTGGTCTCATATTGAAGAATTTCGCAATAGCCTAAAATAGCATTCAGTGGGGTGCGGAATTCGTGGCTGATATTGGCAATGAAATCACTTTTGGCACGCGCGGCTCTCTCCGCTTCCTCCTTGGCGACGACCAGAGATTCCTCGGCCAAACGCCGGTAGGCAACCTCCTGCTTGAGTTCGTGAGTTTGTTCTTCCAGAGATTGAGTTCGCTTCTGAACGATTTCCTCCAGGTTTTTATTCTGGTCAGAAATCAACTTGTGGAGAGAGGCGGCTTCAATCGCATAAGAAGTGTTTTGCAAAATAATGGAAAGCGGGTATAAGACGGTTTCCTGTATATCCTTATCCTCGCGGGTCAGAATCCCGGCAAACATGCCCCTTACCTTGGACTTGGTCGCCAGCACATGCAGGATTAATGACTTGCCATATCTTTTAGACTTGACGACCACGGGCCGATTCTGGTTAACCGCCCAGGCAAAACTGCCGTTTTCAATTTGCTCATCAATCTCTTTCTGAAGATCCGATTTTTCACTTTCGGGATTCACTTGAACAAGTTCAAAACCAGAGTCATCGCTGACCAGAAAAAAAGACATCACCTGAAAATCCAGCAATTGCTCCAAATGCTCCCCGCACAGTTTTAAGATTCGGGTCATATCACATGCCATGCTGGCATCGTGCTGAAGTTCCCCAAGAGAAGCCATTAATCCCAAGCCATATAGGTTGGAGCGGGCCAGCTTCTCGAGGTATCCAATCCTGGCTTCCTTCTTTTCGTTACTTTCCATGGTTTCTCACATCTTGACTCCCACCTACTTAAAAAAATATTTCGGCCAGATCATCCGCCTGACAACTCACCTGAGTCACAACGGAAGACAACATACTGGCAGGTAATCCCAGTGCATCCCATGCCTTGAAGTCCATAGGAGGA
The genomic region above belongs to Nitrospinota bacterium and contains:
- a CDS encoding response regulator — its product is MESNEKKEARIGYLEKLARSNLYGLGLMASLGELQHDASMACDMTRILKLCGEHLEQLLDFQVMSFFLVSDDSGFELVQVNPESEKSDLQKEIDEQIENGSFAWAVNQNRPVVVKSKRYGKSLILHVLATKSKVRGMFAGILTREDKDIQETVLYPLSIILQNTSYAIEAASLHKLISDQNKNLEEIVQKRTQSLEEQTHELKQEVAYRRLAEESLVVAKEEAERAARAKSDFIANISHEFRTPLNAILGYCEILQYETKKFNRPDIIEDLKSIEVSGRHLLVLFNDILDFSKIQAGKMDLNLEDFKVLSLVEDVMSTIRPLARKNRNTISVTSQGNVRTMFSDSGRVRQVLLNLLGNACKFTEDGSVSLKVSSETMDQTEWLTFSVSDTGIGISQKMITQLFKEFTQAENSTARKYGGTGLGLAISRRLCQMLGGDITVKSEPGKGTVFIAKLPADATESGNGTGVIEASPSEAMTSLEAEEFQKPSASQQEDAALSSGKNNETLLAINNDPAECDLIRRFMEMEGFRVYTALNASEGLRLAHEVHPDVISLDVLMSEIEGWMVLSQLKEDPRLAPIPVVMLSVEDEKEKAIELGASDLLTKPIEWDQFLEVVKRQMKPRSIVSPILVVEDDATNRGALCRVLRREGLVVLEAVDGNAAMSLTETETPGLIILDLILPEFNGFDVLSEISKNDNWKHIPIIVITAKELSNEELKRLKKEVDCIFQKGDYSRNDLLKEIHTLTAKPSYPA